The Aliiroseovarius sediminilitoris region CAGTCCAGCGACCCAACCGCGCCTCAGCGCCGCCGGTGAAGGGGGTTCTAGGCCCAACGCAAAAGAGTCGCAACCCCTTTTTTGAGAAAAACGCATCTTTTTGTATTTTTCTGATTTTCGGTGTGTTTTTAACGTGTTGGCGTAATTTTCAACATCAGTGCCAGCTTCAGAATTTAAGATTATTACTCGATCGGAATCAATCCTTCCTATTGCCCTATTTCACCTTCAATTCCGACGCTGAATCTGAATGTCGCTCAAGACTACCGAGACTTTTCTTGCGCATCCGATCCGGATGATTGAACAGTTGCACCCAAATAACACCAAAAGAGGCCCAAATTGTCAGACACCACTCAAGTCACCCTCGCCGACATTGCTGCAATTGCTAAGACCGCTGAAACGCGGATAGATCTCACAACACGACTGATCGAATTGCTTGATCTACCGACGATCCTTGAGCTTGGAGTATGGCATGGTGAATTCGCGAAAGATATTCTTGAGCGGAATCCCTCTATAAAGACCTATTATATGCTTGATCCGTGGCGCACGCTTGATAACTGGAACAAGCCCTTCAACATAAGCGCACCGGAGTTCGAGGAAGCATATGAAACCTCACTTAAGAACACCAATTTCGCCGCACAGAAGCGTGTCATACTTCGGGGAACGACATTGGAAATGATAGACCAGATCAATGATGAATCGCTTGATCTGATCTATATCGACGGGGATCATACACTCAGGGGTATCTGCATCGATTTGATCTCAGTTTGGCCCAAACTGAAACCCGGAGGAATAATTGTAGGTGATGATTTCTCTCCGACGATTTGGCAACATAGCAGCGAGTACGAGCCAACTTTTGTGTATCCCTTTGCGCAGTACTTCGCAGAAGCGCAGAATGCACCAATGGTTGCGGCACATCGGGCACAGTTTATTATGATCAAACCCAATGGCCAAAATCATGGTCATCGATTTTTGGATGTCACAGGAATGTATCACACGCCGAATGTGCTGGATCAGATAGAGAAGAAGCCCACAACGGTGAAACCATCCAAGATAAGCGCGCTTCTAACGAAGTTTGGGCTACGCTGACTTTAAGTTGGAAGGGGCTGCTTTGGTTTCTGGACCCGGGCACGTGTCAAAACCTGCCAGACCCGCCAACCCAACAGCGTGACAATAACTGCCATATACATTAGCGCATCAGCTTCCCATGTCTTACCGACCATGATGAAGTGCACGCCGCCCAGCAGAACCGTGGGATAGACCAACCGGTGCAGCTTGCGCCATTTCGGGCCGAGCTTGCGCACCGACCAGTTGTTTGACGTGATCGCAAGCGGTGTCATCAACAGGAATGCCCCCATCCCAACAGTGATATACGGCCGTTTTACAATATCTTTCCAGATCTCGGACAGAATCTGAACATCCAGCACCAACCACACAAGAAGATGGACTGACACGAAATAGAAGGTCAGAACGCCGATTGCGCGCCTGAAACGGATCAGGTTGATGCCAGCAACGGCGCGTAACGGTGTCACGAGCAACCCAAGGATCAGGGCTTTCAGCGCCAGCCGGCCCAGCTCTTGCTCAAGTGCTTTGACAGGCTCTGGTCCCATACTGCCTGTTGCCGCAAGATACAACAGCCAGGCCGGCCAAAGAGCACCTGCAACATAAAGCACCCAAACCGGCACCTTCCGCGACGCGGTGTTGATCCGGTCAACCATGGTCATCAGTGGTTCACCACCAAGTCCATGCCATCATACAGGCTGGCGACCTCTTCTTGGTATCCGTTGAACTTCAACGTCTCCTGCCGCTTGGCAAACAGACCACCCCCAATCGGTTTCTCGTAAGCTTGCGACCAACGCGGGTGGCTGACCTCGGGGTTCACATTGGAATAGAAACCATACTCATTCGGTTGCAACATATTCCAAGTGGTTTGCGGCTCTTTATCTGTCAGAGTCACGCGCACGATCGACTTGATCGACTTGTAGCCGTATTTCCACGGCACCACGAGGCGCAAGGGCGCACCATTCTGCTTCGGCATCGGTTCATCATAGATGCCGGTGGCCATGATCGTCAGCGGGTGCAGTGCTTCGTCCAGCC contains the following coding sequences:
- a CDS encoding class I SAM-dependent methyltransferase, yielding MSDTTQVTLADIAAIAKTAETRIDLTTRLIELLDLPTILELGVWHGEFAKDILERNPSIKTYYMLDPWRTLDNWNKPFNISAPEFEEAYETSLKNTNFAAQKRVILRGTTLEMIDQINDESLDLIYIDGDHTLRGICIDLISVWPKLKPGGIIVGDDFSPTIWQHSSEYEPTFVYPFAQYFAEAQNAPMVAAHRAQFIMIKPNGQNHGHRFLDVTGMYHTPNVLDQIEKKPTTVKPSKISALLTKFGLR
- the msrQ gene encoding protein-methionine-sulfoxide reductase heme-binding subunit MsrQ, yielding MTMVDRINTASRKVPVWVLYVAGALWPAWLLYLAATGSMGPEPVKALEQELGRLALKALILGLLVTPLRAVAGINLIRFRRAIGVLTFYFVSVHLLVWLVLDVQILSEIWKDIVKRPYITVGMGAFLLMTPLAITSNNWSVRKLGPKWRKLHRLVYPTVLLGGVHFIMVGKTWEADALMYMAVIVTLLGWRVWQVLTRARVQKPKQPLPT